One Marinibacterium anthonyi genomic region harbors:
- the gatA_15 gene encoding Glutamyl-tRNA(Gln) amidotransferase subunit A, translated as MAATELWRLSATDIARKIKGREIPVEDAVASALGRMRAVNPDLNAVVEDLGDEALIRARELDKALENGAEPGPLYGVPVTIKVNVDQKGHATTNGVTALKDAIAPANAPVVDNLLKAGAVVIGRTNTPEFSFRADTDNPLYGRTKNPWGDHISPGGSSGGAGSAVMAGIGALAHGNDIGGSLRFPAAANGAVTVKPGLGRVPAWNPGQKAERGMLSQAMSVQGLIARSAADLALSMPSLIAPDPRDPYHVPLPYAGPALEAPIKVAFTKQTFEFDLHREVGAALDLAADALSDAGYIVEEVCPPLVRETAEVGYRTLMGEVAALMKTDIEAVGSDTIKDIFAEYFVQFPPYEGTKLLQMMAKRTHYARAWSLFLEEYPLVLSPFLPQPFFAPDRDTEGADGVREALGSAIWSYSMNFVGLPAGNLPTRLAKLPQGPQPINVQIIGQRWREDLIVRAMRSIETRIGGLYQALWEKMG; from the coding sequence ATGGCCGCAACCGAGCTTTGGCGCCTGAGTGCCACCGACATCGCCCGCAAGATCAAGGGCAGAGAGATCCCTGTCGAAGACGCCGTGGCCTCGGCACTTGGGCGGATGAGGGCGGTCAACCCGGATCTGAATGCCGTCGTCGAGGATCTGGGGGACGAGGCCCTGATCCGGGCGCGCGAGCTGGACAAGGCGCTGGAGAACGGGGCCGAGCCGGGGCCGCTTTACGGGGTGCCGGTGACCATCAAGGTCAACGTCGACCAGAAGGGCCATGCAACGACAAACGGTGTCACGGCGTTGAAGGATGCCATCGCGCCCGCCAATGCGCCGGTGGTCGACAACCTGCTGAAGGCCGGTGCCGTGGTGATCGGCCGGACCAACACGCCGGAATTCTCGTTCCGGGCCGACACCGACAACCCCTTGTACGGGCGTACGAAAAACCCCTGGGGCGATCACATATCGCCCGGCGGGTCGTCGGGTGGCGCGGGATCGGCGGTGATGGCCGGGATCGGCGCGCTGGCCCATGGCAACGATATCGGCGGGTCCCTGCGGTTTCCGGCGGCGGCCAACGGGGCGGTGACGGTCAAGCCGGGGCTGGGTCGGGTGCCGGCCTGGAACCCCGGGCAAAAGGCCGAACGCGGGATGTTGTCGCAGGCCATGTCGGTGCAGGGGCTGATCGCGCGCAGCGCGGCCGACCTGGCCCTGTCGATGCCCAGCCTCATCGCGCCCGATCCGCGCGATCCCTACCACGTGCCCCTGCCCTACGCGGGCCCGGCGCTGGAGGCGCCGATCAAGGTGGCCTTTACCAAGCAGACCTTCGAATTCGACCTGCACCGCGAGGTCGGCGCGGCGCTGGACCTGGCGGCGGATGCGCTGAGCGACGCGGGTTACATCGTCGAGGAGGTTTGTCCGCCGCTGGTGCGCGAAACCGCCGAAGTCGGGTACCGCACGCTGATGGGCGAGGTCGCGGCGCTGATGAAGACCGATATCGAAGCGGTGGGCTCGGACACGATCAAGGACATCTTTGCCGAGTATTTCGTGCAATTCCCGCCCTACGAGGGAACGAAGCTGCTACAGATGATGGCCAAGCGCACCCACTACGCGCGGGCCTGGTCGCTGTTCCTGGAAGAATACCCGCTGGTTCTGTCGCCCTTCCTGCCCCAGCCGTTCTTTGCCCCCGACCGCGACACCGAAGGCGCCGACGGCGTGCGCGAGGCGCTGGGATCCGCGATCTGGTCCTATTCGATGAACTTCGTCGGGCTACCCGCGGGCAACCTGCCGACGCGGCTGGCCAAGCTGCCCCAGGGTCCGCAGCCGATCAATGTGCAGATCATCGGTCAGCGCTGGCGCGAAGACCTCATCGTGCGCGCCATGCGGTCGATCGAAACGCGGATCGGCGGGCTGTACCAGGCATTGTGGGAAAAGATGGGCTGA
- the acsA_3 gene encoding Acetyl-coenzyme A synthetase: MSYADVYQSWKSDPEAFWMQAAEAIDWVEKPTKALSDDKAPLYEWFADGRVNTCWNAVDRHVENGRGDQIAIIHDSPVTGTTRKISYVELRNRVASLAGALRSKGIEKGDRVIIYMPMIPEALEAMLACARLGAIHSVVFGGFAAHELAVRIDDAKPKAIIAASCGIEPGRVVHYKPLLDGAIDQATHKPDFCVIFQREQEVAHLEEGRDYSWHGFQFGVAPAECVPVEGNHPAYILYTSGTTGQPKGVVRPTAGHLVALNWSMKNVYNVDPGDVFWAASDVGWVVGHSYICYGPLIAGNTTIVFEGKPVGTPDAGTFWRVIADHKVKSFFTAPTAFRAVKREDPKGEFLKKVDISCLKQIYLAGERADPDTITWAQGLTGLPIIDHWWQTETGWAIAANPLGIEEMPIKLGSPSVPMPGYDVQILDEAGHPMKPGELGAIAVKLPLPPGTLPTLWNAEERFRKSYLTTFPGYYETGDAGMVDEDGYLYIMARTDDVINVAGHRLSTGAMEEVLASHPDVAECAVIGVSDDLKGQLPLGFLCLTNGVNRPHDEITRECVTLVRDQIGPVAAFKLAVVVDRLPKTRSGKILRATMVKIADADPFKMPATIDDPAILDEIRDALRGIGYARDKTPA; this comes from the coding sequence ATGAGCTACGCTGACGTCTACCAATCATGGAAATCCGACCCCGAGGCCTTCTGGATGCAGGCCGCCGAGGCAATCGACTGGGTGGAAAAACCCACGAAGGCATTGAGCGACGACAAGGCGCCGCTGTACGAATGGTTCGCCGACGGCAGGGTCAACACCTGCTGGAACGCCGTGGACCGTCACGTCGAAAACGGCCGGGGCGACCAGATCGCCATCATCCACGACAGCCCGGTGACCGGCACGACCCGCAAGATATCCTATGTCGAACTGCGCAACCGCGTCGCGTCGCTGGCCGGCGCGCTGCGCTCCAAGGGCATCGAAAAGGGCGACCGGGTCATCATCTACATGCCGATGATCCCCGAGGCGCTGGAGGCGATGCTGGCCTGCGCCCGCCTTGGCGCGATCCATTCGGTGGTCTTCGGCGGATTCGCCGCGCATGAACTTGCGGTGCGCATTGACGATGCCAAGCCCAAGGCGATCATCGCGGCGTCTTGCGGGATCGAACCGGGCCGCGTGGTGCATTACAAGCCGCTGCTGGACGGCGCCATCGACCAGGCCACCCACAAGCCCGACTTCTGCGTGATCTTCCAGCGCGAACAGGAAGTCGCACACCTGGAAGAGGGCCGCGATTATTCCTGGCACGGGTTCCAGTTCGGCGTGGCGCCGGCCGAATGCGTTCCGGTCGAGGGCAATCACCCGGCCTATATCCTGTACACCTCCGGCACCACCGGCCAGCCCAAGGGCGTCGTGCGCCCGACCGCGGGCCACCTGGTCGCGCTGAACTGGTCGATGAAGAACGTCTACAACGTGGATCCGGGCGATGTGTTCTGGGCCGCGTCCGACGTCGGCTGGGTCGTGGGGCATTCCTATATCTGCTACGGTCCGCTGATCGCCGGCAACACCACCATCGTGTTCGAGGGCAAGCCCGTGGGCACGCCCGATGCCGGGACCTTCTGGCGCGTGATCGCGGACCACAAGGTCAAAAGCTTCTTCACCGCGCCCACCGCCTTTCGCGCCGTCAAGCGCGAGGATCCCAAGGGCGAGTTCCTGAAGAAGGTCGACATCTCCTGCCTGAAACAGATCTACCTGGCGGGCGAACGCGCCGATCCCGACACGATCACCTGGGCGCAAGGCCTCACCGGCCTGCCCATCATCGACCATTGGTGGCAAACCGAAACCGGCTGGGCCATCGCCGCCAACCCGCTGGGGATCGAAGAGATGCCGATCAAGCTGGGCTCGCCGTCTGTTCCGATGCCGGGCTACGACGTGCAGATCCTGGACGAAGCCGGCCATCCGATGAAACCGGGCGAATTGGGCGCGATCGCCGTGAAACTCCCCCTGCCCCCGGGAACGCTGCCGACGCTGTGGAACGCCGAGGAACGGTTCCGCAAATCCTACCTGACCACCTTCCCAGGCTATTACGAAACCGGCGATGCGGGCATGGTGGACGAAGACGGCTACCTGTACATCATGGCGCGCACCGATGACGTGATCAACGTGGCCGGCCACCGCCTGTCCACCGGCGCGATGGAGGAAGTTCTGGCCTCGCACCCGGATGTCGCCGAATGCGCGGTGATCGGGGTGAGCGATGACCTGAAAGGTCAATTGCCGCTGGGGTTCCTGTGCCTGACCAACGGCGTGAACCGCCCGCATGACGAGATCACGCGCGAATGCGTGACGCTGGTACGCGACCAGATCGGCCCCGTTGCGGCCTTCAAGCTGGCCGTGGTGGTCGACCGCCTGCCCAAGACCCGGTCAGGCAAGATCCTGCGCGCGACCATGGTCAAGATCGCCGATGCGGACCCCTTCAAGATGCCCGCGACAATCGACGACCCTGCGATCCTGGACGAAATCCGCGACGCGTTGCGCGGCATCGGCTATGCCCGGGACAAGACGCCCGCCTGA